From the Papaver somniferum cultivar HN1 chromosome 2, ASM357369v1, whole genome shotgun sequence genome, the window GAAGCGGCCATATGAATAGGAGTCAGcattagaaaattcagaaacaTCCTCCTGCATAACTGAGGAAGCTCCCCTCCTCCTGCCCCTTGAATTCATATCTGACATAGACACAGAAAACTTGCTCTCTTCCCCATCCTCAATTGCCTTTGAATTCAATACACTGCAGCTTCTGAGAGAGCTCCCTGATTCTTCTACAATGAAATCACCAAGCAATTGTACTGATGGCGCTGCTCTACTTCGGTATAAATCTTCCGAAACCCTTCCACTAGAGTGAAATGTCGAATCAATATAAGACTCGGCGGCAACCTCATCTTTCTTAGGAAGATAGCACTTTTTAGCCTTCTCAAGTGTTTCAGCAATGATGGTTTCTTGCTCCTCAGTAAGAAAAGCCTCAGCTGGTGGTCCCATGGTTGGTGCACATTCATTTACGGCTTGTCTTTGATGCTTTAGATGACGGAAAACAATGATCAGAGATGCCAGGATTGCAGAAATGACAGAAACTCCAACGCCTAATTCAAGTTTTGCAATACGCCTTGAGGCTTCAGCTTCTCCAGCAACTTCATTAGAAACAGGAATTGAGGCTTCAACTTCCTCGGCAACTTCATTAGAAACAGGTTTTGAAGCTTCTGGATCCTCAGTAACATCCTCATAAGAAACAAGCTCTGAAGCTACATCCTCATTAGAAACAGTTTCTTCTGGAgcttcaaactcctcaacaactTCTGCATTAGAAATAGGCTCTGGGGCTTCAAATTCCTCAGCAACAACCTCATCTGAAATAGGTTCTGAGGCTTCCAATTGCTCAGCAACTTCTGCATTCCCCTCAGACAATTGATTAGACAAACTCACAGACTCCACATTTTCATCCTCAACCACCTGATCAGAAATTTCAACCTCCCCAGGCTTCacattttcatcttcaaccaCTTCCTCTTCAGCTGACAACACCAACTTATCATCTTCTTCACCACCACTCTCCAATGAAACTTGGGTCATTCCAATTAGAATCTCATCTTCAATTTGAGCAGGAATTTCCACAGGTTTTTCCAATTCTACTTCCTTTATGATTGATGCCTTGTTCATTACCAATTCTGGGTTACTACTAACATTCCACAATACAGATTTCTCCAGACCAGATGGACAGAAAccattttcaaagatcttaaatCCTTGTTTAACATCACATACAGGTTGTAATTGAAGGTTTGCGACATTCATTGAAGATATGTAAGATGTAGAAAAACCCACAAAACCAACAAGGAGAAGAAATTTCAATACCTGATACAAATTCCAGAGGAACCCATTCTTCtccacctcttcttcttcttcttcttccacttcctcatcttcttcttcttcgatttcaACTTCACTTTCAGCATGTTCAGAAGGACCCTTCTTTGTGATTGTTTCTTCTTCACTAGTAGTACTACTTAAACCAGACTCATCTCCTTGAGATGATGAAGagagatcatcagattcttgttcATCAGAACAAGATTGTTCTGCTTGCTGTTTCAATTCTTCCTCTCTTCGTTTAAGTATTTCCATTCTGCGATTAGGGTTAAAGCGAAGAAATTTGGGTCTTGGGGATAAGAAATTTGTTTTTGGATCATAAGGGGTTTCTTCTGAATCAGTCAATTTTGAAGAAATAGGTGTAGTCTGAGATGATTGAAGATTTGGGGGTACTGAAAAATCTAGAATTTTTGGGGGTAATCCTATCTgagatgaagagttaggggtttTTGAATCAAGATTTGGGTTTTTTGAAACAtgggttgttgttgatgatgtttcaGAGGAAGAAAAATCGTTTCTTTCCATCAGAATCTTCTTTTTTGGAGTAGAAATCTTTGATGCAGCAGAGATTGTTGGTGACATGAAATGTTTGGGTGTTGATGGTTTTTTGGGGTTTTgtaatttagaagaagaagagtaaTTTATATGATTTGTTATCAATTCCTCTTCGTTTTCATTACTTTCTCTTCTAGTTGTCACAATCTTTTGCTTCAAATCTGTAAATCAAAGAAGAATAAAATTCAGGAAACAAAAAACGaaattttaagaaacaataaacaaaaaagaaaaaacccagaGAGATCTTGCTTACCAGATGACGATGGGAGTAGTCTAGGTATAGCAGAAGGTTTGATTACTGTTTTATTACTATCCTTTCTTGAATCATCCATTTGGATCTTGAATTTTCAGATTTGACGTCTTTTTTgata encodes:
- the LOC113348106 gene encoding uncharacterized protein LOC113348106, whose translation is MDDSRKDSNKTVIKPSAIPRLLPSSSDLKQKIVTTRRESNENEEELITNHINYSSSSKLQNPKKPSTPKHFMSPTISAASKISTPKKKILMERNDFSSSETSSTTTHVSKNPNLDSKTPNSSSQIGLPPKILDFSVPPNLQSSQTTPISSKLTDSEETPYDPKTNFLSPRPKFLRFNPNRRMEILKRREEELKQQAEQSCSDEQESDDLSSSSQGDESGLSSTTSEEETITKKGPSEHAESEVEIEEEEDEEVEEEEEEEVEKNGFLWNLYQVLKFLLLVGFVGFSTSYISSMNVANLQLQPVCDVKQGFKIFENGFCPSGLEKSVLWNVSSNPELVMNKASIIKEVELEKPVEIPAQIEDEILIGMTQVSLESGGEEDDKLVLSAEEEVVEDENVKPGEVEISDQVVEDENVESVSLSNQLSEGNAEVAEQLEASEPISDEVVAEEFEAPEPISNAEVVEEFEAPEETVSNEDVASELVSYEDVTEDPEASKPVSNEVAEEVEASIPVSNEVAGEAEASRRIAKLELGVGVSVISAILASLIIVFRHLKHQRQAVNECAPTMGPPAEAFLTEEQETIIAETLEKAKKCYLPKKDEVAAESYIDSTFHSSGRVSEDLYRSRAAPSVQLLGDFIVEESGSSLRSCSVLNSKAIEDGEESKFSVSMSDMNSRGRRRGASSVMQEDVSEFSNADSYSYGRFTTQEKLTRKDGGDFTTPVRRSSRIRTKSVTSS